One Palaemon carinicauda isolate YSFRI2023 chromosome 5, ASM3689809v2, whole genome shotgun sequence DNA window includes the following coding sequences:
- the LOC137640597 gene encoding putative uncharacterized protein DDB_G0271982 isoform X2, translating to MDNIYSDVGAHSVVVPLRSPDSSVQEDVTSIAREVTPNWNGAQDYMSGSPLMVSAFHLPEESTYSQSRQSPYATSSCTTPEGNYAEEQILNSPNTLRSGSQISYCLQRSPKQSLYETASVKSSVDFSEHSGQAALPRSPVEQFEDSAQKALLRSPAACFEYSAQAALIRSPVGFSEDSTQTAPLRPPVDFFEDSVQATPLASDSYPSSSHSQTLPADVLTGEIATIKRGAQECQEPQKKRRGRKPKSEEEKAAALEKRRGNRSRVRVYEIRQPFDDKEMERKRINAVNSKKHRDQQKQLVKEMEKQLADASIEREIMKQKNEELRKDLDNTLRQLGDTISERDILKQEKEDLYRKLNAALTQIATIQRRYSVQSLPV from the exons ATGGATAACATTTACAGCGACGTCGGGGCTCACAGCGTAGTAGTGCCTCTCCGCTCACCCGATTCATCGGTGCAAGAAG ATGTTACCAGCATTGCAAGGGAAGTAACTCCAAATTGGAATGGCGCTCAGGATTACATGAGTGGATCTCCATTGATGGTCTCAGCTTTCCACCTACCCGAAGAATCAACCTACTCGCAGTCACGCCAGTCGCCTTATGCTACAAGTAGCTGTACAACCCCTGAGGGAAATTATGCAGAGGAACAGATACTGAATAGCCCCAACACACTGCGCTCTGGTTCTCAGATATCTTATTGCCTGCAGCGCTCTCCTAAACAGAGTCTTTATGAGACAGCCTCGGTAAAGTCTTCAGTAGACTTCTCTGAACATTCTGGTCAGGCTGCCCTGCCAAGATCTCCAGTAGAGCAGTTTGAAGATTCTGCTCAGAAAGCCCTGCTAAGGTCTCCAGCAGCTTGCTTCGAATATTCTGCTCAGGCAGCCCTGATAAGGTCTCCAGTAGGTTTTTCTGAAGATTCTACTCAGACAGCCCCGCTAAGGCCTCCAGTAGACTTCTTTGAAGATTCTGTTCAGGCAACGCCTCTAGCTTCAGACAGTTATCCATCTTCTAGTCACTCTCAGACCTTACCAGCTGATGTTTTGACTGGAGAAATAGCTACAATCAAGAGAGGTGCACAAGAGTGTCAAGAACCACAAAAGAAAAGACGTGGTCGCAAGCCAAAATCAGAGGAGGAAAAAGCTGCGGCCCTTGAAAAACGCAGGGGAAATAGAAGTAGAGTCAGAGTGTATGAAATTCGACAGCCATTTGATgataaagaaatggagagaaaaagaataaaTGCTGTTAACTCTAAGAAACACCGAGACCAGCAGAAGCAGCTGGTAAAAGAGATGGAGAAACAGTTAGCCGATGCTTCCATCGAGCGAGAAATCATGAAGCAAAAAAATGAGGAACTGAGAAAAGATTTAGATAATACATTAAGACAGCTTGGTGACACTATTTCAGAGCGAGATATCCTAAAGCAAGAAAAAGAGGATCTGTATAGAAAGCTGAACGCTGCACTAACGCAGATTGCAACGATTCAGAGACGATACAGTGTTCAAAGCCTTCCTGTTTAA
- the LOC137640597 gene encoding putative uncharacterized protein DDB_G0271982 isoform X1: protein MDNIYSDVGAHSVVVPLRSPDSSVQEGELTDEFIVNYMYEMESRLPEYSHSQLTKYSDAMTDVTSIAREVTPNWNGAQDYMSGSPLMVSAFHLPEESTYSQSRQSPYATSSCTTPEGNYAEEQILNSPNTLRSGSQISYCLQRSPKQSLYETASVKSSVDFSEHSGQAALPRSPVEQFEDSAQKALLRSPAACFEYSAQAALIRSPVGFSEDSTQTAPLRPPVDFFEDSVQATPLASDSYPSSSHSQTLPADVLTGEIATIKRGAQECQEPQKKRRGRKPKSEEEKAAALEKRRGNRSRVRVYEIRQPFDDKEMERKRINAVNSKKHRDQQKQLVKEMEKQLADASIEREIMKQKNEELRKDLDNTLRQLGDTISERDILKQEKEDLYRKLNAALTQIATIQRRYSVQSLPV, encoded by the exons ATGGATAACATTTACAGCGACGTCGGGGCTCACAGCGTAGTAGTGCCTCTCCGCTCACCCGATTCATCGGTGCAAGAAGGTGAATTGACGGACGAGTTTATAGTGAATTACATGTATGAAATGGAGAGTAGGCTGCCCGAATATTCTCATTCTCAGCTCACGAAATATTCTGATGCAATGACAG ATGTTACCAGCATTGCAAGGGAAGTAACTCCAAATTGGAATGGCGCTCAGGATTACATGAGTGGATCTCCATTGATGGTCTCAGCTTTCCACCTACCCGAAGAATCAACCTACTCGCAGTCACGCCAGTCGCCTTATGCTACAAGTAGCTGTACAACCCCTGAGGGAAATTATGCAGAGGAACAGATACTGAATAGCCCCAACACACTGCGCTCTGGTTCTCAGATATCTTATTGCCTGCAGCGCTCTCCTAAACAGAGTCTTTATGAGACAGCCTCGGTAAAGTCTTCAGTAGACTTCTCTGAACATTCTGGTCAGGCTGCCCTGCCAAGATCTCCAGTAGAGCAGTTTGAAGATTCTGCTCAGAAAGCCCTGCTAAGGTCTCCAGCAGCTTGCTTCGAATATTCTGCTCAGGCAGCCCTGATAAGGTCTCCAGTAGGTTTTTCTGAAGATTCTACTCAGACAGCCCCGCTAAGGCCTCCAGTAGACTTCTTTGAAGATTCTGTTCAGGCAACGCCTCTAGCTTCAGACAGTTATCCATCTTCTAGTCACTCTCAGACCTTACCAGCTGATGTTTTGACTGGAGAAATAGCTACAATCAAGAGAGGTGCACAAGAGTGTCAAGAACCACAAAAGAAAAGACGTGGTCGCAAGCCAAAATCAGAGGAGGAAAAAGCTGCGGCCCTTGAAAAACGCAGGGGAAATAGAAGTAGAGTCAGAGTGTATGAAATTCGACAGCCATTTGATgataaagaaatggagagaaaaagaataaaTGCTGTTAACTCTAAGAAACACCGAGACCAGCAGAAGCAGCTGGTAAAAGAGATGGAGAAACAGTTAGCCGATGCTTCCATCGAGCGAGAAATCATGAAGCAAAAAAATGAGGAACTGAGAAAAGATTTAGATAATACATTAAGACAGCTTGGTGACACTATTTCAGAGCGAGATATCCTAAAGCAAGAAAAAGAGGATCTGTATAGAAAGCTGAACGCTGCACTAACGCAGATTGCAACGATTCAGAGACGATACAGTGTTCAAAGCCTTCCTGTTTAA